In Sander lucioperca isolate FBNREF2018 chromosome 21, SLUC_FBN_1.2, whole genome shotgun sequence, the following proteins share a genomic window:
- the nmt1a gene encoding glycylpeptide N-tetradecanoyltransferase 1, producing MADENETAPMPEKEDVEDHGHCSDCENEEHHSDDGDRGLGDDTGAKKKKKKQKKKKKSGAPEAVQDPLAKVNSLPADKLQEIQKAIELFSVGQGPAKTMEEATRRSYQFWDTQPVPKLGETVTSHGFIEPDKDHIREEPYSLPQGFSWDTLDLGNPGVLKELYTLLNENYVEDDDNMFRFDYSPEFLLWALRPPGWLPQWHCGVRVNSNQKLVGFISAIPASISIYDIEKKMVEINFLCVHKKLRSKRVAPVLIREITRRVNLQGIFQAVYTAGVVLPKPVGTCRYWHRSLNPRKLIEVKFSHLSRNMTMQRTMKLYRLPEAPKTSGLRVMTKRDVPVVHRLLREYLSQFNLAPAMTQEEVEHWLLPRENIIDTYLVENDGKVTDFLSFYTLPSTIMNHPVHRSLKAAYSFYNVHTTTPLLDLMSDALILAKSKGFDVFNALDLMENKTFLEKLKFGIGDGNLQYYLYNWKCPSMGSEKVGLVLQ from the exons ATGGCGGATGAGAATGAGACAGCACCGATGCCGGAGAAAGAAGATGTAGAGGATCACGGACACTGCAGCGACTGTGAAAACGAAGAGCACCACTCTGACGATGG TGACAGGGGTCTGGGTGATGACACTGGcgccaagaagaagaaaaagaagcagaaaaagaagaagaaatctgGTGCCCCAGAAGCAGTTCAGGACCCCCTTGCCAAG GTGAATTCATTGCCAGCGGATAAACTACAGGAGATCCAAAAGGCCATTGAACTGTTCTCCGTAGGCCAAGGCCCTGCCAAAACCATGGAGGAGGCAACTCGGAGAAGTTACCAGTTCTGGGACACACAGCCTGTGCCCAAGCTAG GGGAGACCGTGACATCACATGGCTTCATTGAACCTGACAAAGACCACATTCGCGAGGAGCCCTACAGCCTCCCGCAGGGCTTTAGCTGGGACACCCTCGACTTGGGGAACCCTGGTGTG CTCAAGGAGCTTTACACCCTTCTCAACGAGAATTATGTCGAAGATGATGACAACATGTTCCGATTTGACTACTCCCCCGAGTTCCTGCTCTG GGCCCTGCGGCCCCCTGGCTGGTTGCCCCAGTGGCATTGTGGGGTGAGGGTTAACTCCAATCAGAAGCTGGTGGGCTTCATCAGTGCCATTCCTGCTTCCATCTCCATCTACGACAT agaaaagaaaatggtTGAGATCAATTTCCTCTGCGTCCACAAGAAGCTTCGCTCTAAAAGAGTCGCTCCGGTTCTGATAAGAGAAATCACCAGACGGGTCAACCTGCAGGGTATCTTTCAGGCGGTGTACACTGCTGGAGTGGTACTGCCCAAACCTGTGGGCACATGCAG GTACTGGCATCGCTCTTTGAACCCACGCAAACTTATCGAGGTGAAGTTCTCCCACCTGAGCAGGAACATGACTATGCAGCGCACCATGAAGTTGTACCGTCTGCCTGAG GCTCCTAAGACTTCCGGCCTGCGGGTGATGACCAAGAGGGATGTGCCAGTGGTGCATCGCCTCCTCCGTGAGTACCTGAGCCAGTTCAACCTGGCGCCCGCCATGACCCAGGAAGAGGTAGAACACTGGCTGCTGCCCCGGGAGAATATAATTGACACTTACCTGGTGGAG AATGATGGCAAGGTAACGGATTTCCTGAGTTTCTACACACTGCCCTCTACCATTATGAACCACCCTGTGCACCGCAGTCTAAAAGCAGCATACTCCTTCTACAACGTGCACACCACCACCCCCCTGCTTGACCTGATGTCGGATGCCCTCATCCTAGCCAAATCG AAAGGGTTTGACGTCTTTAATGCACTGGATTTAATGGAAAACAAGACTTTCTTGGAGAAGCTTAAGTTCGGCATCGGTGATGGAAATCTACAGTATTATCTGTACAATTGGAAGTGTCCCAGCATGGGCTCAGAAAag GTTGGGTTGGTACTGCAGTGA